The Hymenobacter swuensis DY53 genome includes the window GGCCGATGGGGTTGAGAATCATAGCCCCGTTGAGCAGCAGCTGGGCCGTAGTCCAGAGGCCGGTGACGATGGCCGCCGTGCGCACGTAGGCCGTGTAGGCCAGCACCGAGGCCACGATGGGCAGCAGCACCGCCCCGATGGTTTTGAAGGCCGTGGCGTGCTCCTGCACGAAGCGGGTGCCGGCGCGCACCACTTCCATCAGGCCGCGTAGGGTCACCATGATTTCGGTGACGGCCGGCAGGGCGGCCTCGACGAGCACGGTTTTGGTTTTGAGCCACTCGTTATCGAAGCGGGCAATCTGGGCCGGCAGCGCGTTCATGGCCTGCGCCAGGCCGGGGCCAAATACCTTGCGCAGCTGGGCCGAGAACTTGGGCAGAAAGTCCTCGGACATCAGCTTGCCGTCGTCCATCGTTTTGTTGAGCTGGGCCTGGGTCATGCCCATGGCGTCGGCCGCAATCTTGAAGGCGCCGGGAATCCGCTCCCCGATCTGGCCCCTCAATTCCTCCGCCTGCACCTTGCCTTTGCTCATGATCTGGCCCAGGGCCAGGTACACGCCCTTGGAATTTTCGCCGTCGAGGCCCATCACGTTGGTGGCCACGGCCACGTCTTCGAAGATGGTGCGGGTGCCTTCGCCCTGCAGCTTGGTACCCATCATCGAGCCCGTGAGCGTGCGGAAGCCCTCCTTCGAGGCCAGCAGGCTCACGCCCAGCCGGTCGCTGGTTTGCTCCAGAAACCGCAGGTTCTTGGCTCCCTCGGCCGCCGAGCCGCTGGCAAACTTGATGGCGTTATCCATGCCCGTGAGTTGGGCCGTGTCGCGCACCATGTCCATGCCCCCGAAGGCCACCGCCCCGGCCAGCGCCACGCCGCCCAGCAGGCCCATCCCCATACCACCGCCACCACCGCCCCGGCGGCCGTGGTTCTCCAGCCGCTCCAGCTTGCGCTCCGTCTCCTCGATGGCGCGGTTGGCCCGGGCAATGTCGCCCAGGTTCATGGAGATGTTGCGCTGCTGCTTGAGGCTGTTGAGCTTGATTTCGAGGCTGGTGACGGCCGTTACTGCCTGGCTGCTGCTACGAGCAATCTTGCCGTTCGCGGCGGCCACGGCGCTGCCCATGCCGCCAGCCTTGCTCTGCACGTTCTGCACGGCCCGGCTCACCCGGTTGATGGCCGACTCGCCCACCGCCCCGGCTTTGCGCAGCGGCGAGGTGAACAGGTCCTTGAGCTGAAGGGTGTAGGAGAGTAAGTTGGCCATGAGCAAGAAAAGCGAAGGGGAGCCGCCGTGGCGGCCGCTCCCCTTACTGCTAGTGTTCTGAGAAAATCCGGTGCAGCCACTGGGCTTGGCCGGCTTTATCCTGCCACACGATTTCCGGAAGGTCCTCTGGGTGCGGAATGTGCAGGTAGTAGCTGATCATGGCGTCGGCTTTGCGCAGGCCGTCGTAGCCGGCGCGCTCATCGACGCCGAGCGCCGTTAGTTTTTTTTAAGCTCGCCGTCGAGCAGCTCCACCAGCTGCACGGCCTGCATCGAGGCCGACATCTTGAACTTCTCGTTTTCGAGGATGGTCTGGTCACCGCCCACAAAGCAGTTTTCGAGGATGAACTCACCCGCCTCCAGCGGCTTGCTCTGGGCAATGAGCGACATAGCGCGGGCCACCACTACCCGACCGGGCTCCTTCAGGTAGGCCGTGGCCACCGTTTTGCCGGCCTTGTCCTTCAGCGTCAACGTCTGAATGTCGCCGTGCTCTTTCTTGAGGTTTTCGATGTTTACTTCCACTGGATGTGCGAAATGATAAGTTCGTGTTCGACTTCGATTTTGGTATCACCTGACTTCACGTCGCGTTTGTTGCCCTTGAACTGGCAGTTCATGAGCTTGTGCGAGACGGTGCGGTTGGCCGGGTTCACGTAGGCCACCGTGATGGGGAACGGGGGAATGTCCTGCAGCCGGCCGCTGGGCACGGCCTCCACCAGGCGCTCGGACTCCTTGGCCTCGATGGTGATGCTGGCTTTGGCTTCGTACTTGCCGTAGCCGCGGCTGGTGGGCATCATACCGGCGCCATAGTTGTCCTCCATGTTCTGCGTATCCTCGTAGGAAATCGCAGAAATGCCGTAGATAGTCTTGCCCAGAATCTGGGCCTGAATGTCAGCCCAGCTGTAGGAAACGCCGTTGATGAGCGGCTGAATGTCGTTGAGTAAAGGCATGATTAAACGCTCTTAGCAAAGCCGACCGTGGCCCGGATTTCGCGGGCCGTGCCGATGGGCACAATGGAAAAATCCGCTGTCACGATGCTGGTGGCCAGCACGTCCTGGGCGGGGTCGATGTACACATCGGAGGCCGAGATTTCGCCCGCCCGGCCCATGCTGTTGTCAAGGGCCGACTTGCCTTTGGCCTCCAGCTCACCCACGGCCGACGCGCGCAGTGTGCCGTCGGCGTTGAGCGGTAACGGGCCCTTCAGGCTCGGCAGCAGCGCCTGGCGCACCACGCGGGCGGCTTTGTTGCTGGTGCGCACGTTCTCGATGTAGGCGTAGTCGCTGGCCAAATCCGTGCAGGTGTGCGAGTCGTTCCAGAAAAAGCCGTCGAAGCCCACGTGCTGCATGGCAAACAGGTAGCCTTTGGCGTGCAGGCCTTCCAGGTCGCCGGCCACCAGCTCACCCAGGCTCTTGCCGTTGGAGAGGCCGGCGCTCAGGAAGCGGCCGTTGCCGGCGAGAGTGAACTTGTCGAGCCAGCCGATATTCTCGTGCACCTGGGCCAGGCTCACCGTACCCAGCGCGGTACCGATGGCCGGCACGCCGGGGCGGCTCAGGTGGTCGGTACCGATAACCAGGGCCACGTACTCGGCATTCTGCTCACGCAGATCCAGCAGGCCCGCCAGCGACACGGACAGGCCGTGGCCGGCCAGCAGCACGAGCACCGGGCGGTGCTGGGCAAACTCCTCGGCCGCCAGCGCCTGGGCTTTGGGCAGGGCCGCCACCACGTCGCCGTCGAGGCCGTCCACGACCGTAGCAGCGTAGCTGGCGGCCGAATCGAGGCAGAGGGCCAGCTGCTTGATCTTGCCGTTGGCCTCCGTGAGCAGACGCTTGGCGTAGGGCTCGGCCTTATCGGCCATTTGCGCCATGGTCACGGTGCGGGCCACTACCAGCAGGTAGAGCACGCCACCCTGGCTCAGGCGGAAGAACTCTGACACGTGGTAGTGCAGGTCGGCACTGTTGGCCGTGTCGTAGTCGGCATCGACGCCCAAGGCCTCCAGCTGGCGCAGGCTGCGCAGCTCGTACACGGTGCCCAGCTGCAGGCCGCCCACGACGGCCACGCCCTGGGTGAGCAGGCCGGAAATACCGTCTTCGGTGGGGCGCTGCCGGCCCAGGCCACCGCGGCCTTTGATGATGGAAACGTCGGGCAACATTTACGTAAGCGGGTAAGTGAGGAGAGTGGAAGATTCGCCGCCGTTGTAGGCCAGCGCGGCGGCC containing:
- a CDS encoding DUF2586 family protein — its product is MLPDVSIIKGRGGLGRQRPTEDGISGLLTQGVAVVGGLQLGTVYELRSLRQLEALGVDADYDTANSADLHYHVSEFFRLSQGGVLYLLVVARTVTMAQMADKAEPYAKRLLTEANGKIKQLALCLDSAASYAATVVDGLDGDVVAALPKAQALAAEEFAQHRPVLVLLAGHGLSVSLAGLLDLREQNAEYVALVIGTDHLSRPGVPAIGTALGTVSLAQVHENIGWLDKFTLAGNGRFLSAGLSNGKSLGELVAGDLEGLHAKGYLFAMQHVGFDGFFWNDSHTCTDLASDYAYIENVRTSNKAARVVRQALLPSLKGPLPLNADGTLRASAVGELEAKGKSALDNSMGRAGEISASDVYIDPAQDVLATSIVTADFSIVPIGTAREIRATVGFAKSV
- a CDS encoding tape measure protein, which codes for MANLLSYTLQLKDLFTSPLRKAGAVGESAINRVSRAVQNVQSKAGGMGSAVAAANGKIARSSSQAVTAVTSLEIKLNSLKQQRNISMNLGDIARANRAIEETERKLERLENHGRRGGGGGGMGMGLLGGVALAGAVAFGGMDMVRDTAQLTGMDNAIKFASGSAAEGAKNLRFLEQTSDRLGVSLLASKEGFRTLTGSMMGTKLQGEGTRTIFEDVAVATNVMGLDGENSKGVYLALGQIMSKGKVQAEELRGQIGERIPGAFKIAADAMGMTQAQLNKTMDDGKLMSEDFLPKFSAQLRKVFGPGLAQAMNALPAQIARFDNEWLKTKTVLVEAALPAVTEIMVTLRGLMEVVRAGTRFVQEHATAFKTIGAVLLPIVASVLAYTAYVRTAAIVTGLWTTAQLLLNGAMILNPIGLIVAGIVALGAAVMYCWNRFEGFRGFIYGFAFGAMELFKGLGNVIAGAFTLNPAQLARGVNQLMSINQKYRQGYDRGVGTKLAGSMGEFFGGPTPDQALAGGGTKGGAADVGLSKAKGKGSGATGAGRGVTNITINIQQLGQTTIHTSSVREGVQEQKEAVRTALLSVLNDANAMTT
- a CDS encoding DNA binding protein, yielding MEVNIENLKKEHGDIQTLTLKDKAGKTVATAYLKEPGRVVVARAMSLIAQSKPLEAGEFILENCFVGGDQTILENEKFKMSASMQAVQLVELLDGELKKN